A region from the Symphalangus syndactylus isolate Jambi chromosome 2, NHGRI_mSymSyn1-v2.1_pri, whole genome shotgun sequence genome encodes:
- the EEF1A1 gene encoding elongation factor 1-alpha 1, giving the protein MGKEKTHINIVVIGHVDSGKSTTTGHLIYKCGGIDKRTIEKFEKEAAEMGKGSFKYAWVLDKLKAERERGITIDISLWKFETSKYYVTIIDAPGHRDFIKNMITGTSQADCAVLIVAAGVGEFEAGISKNGQTREHALLAYTLGVKQLIVGVNKMDSTEPPYSQKRYEEIVKEVSTYIKKIGYNPDTVAFVPISGWNGDNMLEPSANMPWFKGWKVTRKDGNASGTTLLEALDCILPPTRPTDKPLRLPLQDVYKIGGIGTVPVGRVETGVLKPGMVVTFAPVNVTTEVKSVEMHHEALSEALPGDNVGFNVKNVSVKDVRRGNVAGDSKNDPPMEAAGFTAQVIILNHPGQISAGYAPVLDCHTAHIACKFAELKEKIDRRSGKKLEDGPKFLKSGDAAIVDMVPGKPMCVESFSDYPPLGRFAVRDMRQTVAVGVIKAVDKKAAGAGKVTKSAQKAQKAK; this is encoded by the exons atgggaaaggaaaagaCTCATATCAACATTGTCGTCATTGGACATGTAGATTCGGGCAAGTCCACCACTACTGGCCATCTGATCTATAAATGCGGTGGCATCGACAAAAGAACCATTGAAAAATTTGAGAAGGAGGCTGCTGAG ATGGGAAAGGGCTCCTTCAAGTATGCCTGGGTCTTGGATAAACTGAAAGCTGAGCGTGAACGTGGTATCACCATTGATATCTCCTTgtggaaatttgagaccagcaagTACTATGTGACTATCATTGATGCCCCAGGACACAGAGACTTCATCAAAAACATGATTACAGGGACATCCCAG GCTGACTGTGCTGTCCTGATTGTTGCTGCTGGTGTTGGTGAATTTGAAGCTGGTATCTCCAAGAATGGGCAGACCCGAGAGCATGCCCTTTTGGCTTACACACTAGGTGTGAAACAACTAATTGTTGGTGTTAACAAAATGGATTCCACTGAGCCACCTTACAGCCAGAAGAGATATGAGGAAATTGTTAAGGAAGTCAGCACTTACATTAAGAAAATTGGCTACAACCCCGACACAGTAGCATTTGTGCCAATTTCTGGTTGGAATGGTGACAACATGCTGGAGCCAAGTGCTAAC ATGCCTTGGTTCAAGGGATGGAAAGTCACCCGTAAGGATGGCAATGCCAGTGGAACCACCCTGCTTGAGGCTCTGGACTGCATCCTACCACCAACTCGTCCAACTGACAAGCCCTTGCGCCTGCCTCTCCAGGATGTCTACAAAATTGGTG GTATTGGTACCGTTCCTGTTGGCCGAGTGGAGACTGGTGTTCTCAAACCTGGTATGgtggtcacctttgctccagtcaaCGTTACAACAGAAGTAAAATCTGTCGAAATGCACCATGAAGCTTTGAGTGAAGCTCTTCCTGGGGACAATGTGGGCTTCAATGTCAAGAATGTGTCTGTCAAGGATGTTCGTCGGGGCAACGTTGCTGGTGACAGCAAAAATGACCCACCAATGGAAGCAGCTGGCTTCACTGCTCAG GTGATTATCCTGAACCATCCAGGGCAAATAAGCGCTGGCTATGCCCCTGTATTGGATTGCCACACGGCTCACATTGCATGCAAGTTTGCTGAGCTGAAGGAAAAGATTGATCGCCGTTCTGGTAAAAAGCTGGAAGATGGCCCTAAATTCTTGAAGTCTGGTGATGCTGCCATTGTTGATATGGTTCCTGGCAAGCCCATGTGTGTTGAGAGCTTCTCAGACTATCCACCTTTGG gtcGCTTTGCTGTTCGTGATATGAGACAGACAGTTGCAGTGGGTGTCATCAAAGCAGTGGACAAGAAGGCTGCTGGAGCTGGCAAGGTCACCAAGTCTGCCCAGAAAGCTCAGAAGGCTAAATGA